Part of the Varibaculum massiliense genome is shown below.
TACAGTCCCAAAGTTGGTGAGCATACCACCTAACCAGCGCTGATTAACGTAAGGCATCCCTACCCGCTCTGCCTGCTCGGCAATGGAGTCTTGGGCTTGTTTCTTGGTGCCGACAAAAAGGATATTTCCCCCGCGCAGCACAGTTTGCTGCACGAAATCGTAGGCACGATTAATTCCATCGAGAGACTGCGCCAAATCGATTACATAAATACCGTTGCGATCAGTCAAGATGAAGGGCTTCATCTTAGGGTTCCAACGCCGGGTTTGATGTCCAAAGTGAACGCCGCTCTTGAGCAGCTCAGACATGGTTACTACCGCCATGACTTCCTTTCAGTGCGCTAAGGCGCACGCGTTTTTGGGGCTATCGCCCCGCTTACGGTTTCCATTCGGTTCCTGGCACGACGTCCGCTGACACCCGTTTCATCAGGTAGAGATCACTTTCGGGTTGCCCCCAGGTAATCTTCCTAAAAACAGGACCGAAGCCAGCGTGACCCAGCTAGGCTGGTAGTCGTACGCGAAGTCACCTGGTTATCCAGGTGCTAAGTGCTATCTTAGCGGTCTTGAGGTAGCTAGCCCAAGCTGAAAGTGGTGCTGAGCATTGTTAATCTGCTGACAGTTTTCAAAGGAAATACTGGCTATTTCTCTTCCTAAGACGTTCCCGACTGGTTATTCAGTTACCAACGAATGCCCCACTAATCCTGGCGGTTGCTCCTGGTTTGTTTTTCAGCTGGTCTTGCGGTTTTCTCGGCTATCTATCTAGTTTCCCCTAGTTTGTCCTCAGGGGTAGATAAGAGCGCAACTTCCTGGTTAACTTATTACCAATTTTTTTCAGAGGTCACGGGCGCGCAAGCTGAGGGGGTGAACAAGAATCCCTACTCCTTCGGGGCGCTACTAGCAGCTTTGGGGGCGACCTTACTGCTGGCCACTTCCCCAGCCCCCTTTGCCTCTGCTAACACTGGCGCTCAAGGATTTGGGAAAACGGTGAACCTGGCGCAGCTTGCGGGAGAGATTGGATATTACCAGTGGCCAAGTCGCCATCGCGTCCAGATTCTGCGACCTTTTGATCCCCCAAGCTCCCCTTGGGGCAGCGGACACCGGGGAGTTGACCTAGCTATGCCGGCAGGCAGCGAGATTTTTAGTGCGCGGGAAGGAACCGTTTTCTTTGTCGGCACCATCGCCGGCAAACCCAGTATTTCGATTAAACATTCGGAGCTGATTCGCACTACCTATACCCCGGTGAAAAGTGACTTAGCGGTAGGTACAGCGGTTAAGGCTGGTCAAAAGATCGGAACCTTGGAGGAGGGACATCCGGGGCTACATTTTGGGGCAAAAATCGATGACCGCCACTACTTGAATCCCCTGCTGCTAATCCTGGGGCCGATTCGTCTGCTCCCCGACCCCTAAACTAGCTTCTTGCTGCTAGCAGTCGGTAAAGACCCCCAAAAGATGCTAGGCGCGGGGGAAAGCCTGCTGATAGGCACCGATTAGGCGATGAGCATCTACATGGGTATAGCGCTGAGTAGTCGATAGCGCAGAATGTCCTAACATTTCTTGGATTACTCGCAGATCAGCCCCGCCCGCTAACATGTGGGAGGCCATCGAGTGTCGCAGACCGTGCGGTCCTAAATCGGGTACCCCCGCCAGGGCGCAGGCGCGATGCAGACGCCCCCGCACAATCCTTTCCGAAACTGTCCCCCCTTGGGCTCCTAAGAATAGGGCGTCAGCAGGCGGTGATTTTTGTAGCTCGCCCCGCGCCCTCTGCAAGTAAAAACGCAAGGCTTTTTCGGCCTGGGGGCTAAAGGGGACTATTCGTTCTTTAGATCCTTTGCCCCATAGCCGCACCGTACGCGAGTTGAAATCAATATCTTCCGGTACCAAGGTGCAGATCTCGCCCACCCGCGCCCCGGTAGCGTAAATCAATTCGAAGATAGCCCAATCCCGTGCCATCACCGCGTTAGTATCCGCCTGACTTTCACACCAAGCTAACAGCTGTTCAGCTTGCGAAACCGATAGGGTGTGCGGCAGATTTTTCGCAGTTTTCGGGGTACGAAGTTGCTTTGCAAAATCCGTTTCCAGCAATTGATTTTGTTTTGCCCATTTTGAGAAGGCACGCAGCGCCGCGATTTTACGGGCAATAGTGGTGGCGGTTTGTCCTTGCGTACGCAACTGCGCCAACCAGTTACGCGCCGCCAGCAAGGTACAGGCCGGCAAAATGGATTGCTCTTCACTGATTCCGCAATGATCCAGCCACCCGCGCAAATCCGCTAGATAAGCCTTAATGGAGGCTGGCGAGAATGATTTGGCATACTGCAGATAACGGCGATAGTCCTCTAAGGCTTCCCCTCGTTTTACCGCTCGCATCTTTAGACCCCCGCCTTTTTCCATTTGCCATCGACTTGGATTACCCGACCATCCATTTCCAGATTACCCATAACAGATAGCACTTCCTCGATAGCTGCCCCGCTGGCGCGGGCAATTGCCGCGGCATCAGCCAGGCTACCCAGCGGAGTGGCATCCAGAATTCGGGCGCTTAGAGAATCCAGACCGTCCAGGTAACCTGCTTGCACCCGAGTGCGCTCGCTAGTTACCGTCCCTAGGGGTGCAATCATTTCTAACACGTCCTCGGCGCCGCTAATCAAGGTGGCGCCATCTCGGATTAACTGGTTGGAGCCCGCCCATTCGGGTTGGTTAATGGGGCCGGGAACTGCCCCTACCTGGCGCCCTAGCTCCATGCCGTGCCGGGCAGTATTGAGCGCTCCAGAACGAAAACCCGCCTGGATAACCACAGTTGCTGCCGATAACGCCGCGATTAGGCGATTGCGATCTAAAAATCGCCACCGGGTGGGGCGCGATCCGGGCGGATATTGACTAAGCAGTAGCCCTCCCCGCGCAATCTGCTTAAACATCTGCGAATTCATAGCCGGGTATGGTCGATCCAGACCGCCTGCCAGCAGACTAATGGTCGGAGTTTTTGCCCGCAAACACGCCTGGTGAACCAGACAATCTACTCCATAAGCACCCCCGGAAACTAGGGTCATCCCCTCTCCGGCACAACGCCACGCAAGTTCGGTGGCGATATCGTGTCCCAGGTTGGAAACGGCGCGCGCCCCTACCATCGCCACGGTTTTCTCGCTTTCCTTATTTAGCAGGGAGGTATCCCCGATTGCCCACAGTGCCCAGGGTGCGTTAGCGACATTTGTAAACGCGGCTGGCCAATCCGCATCGCGGCGAGTAAGCAGTTTAAAACGTCCTCGGGAAAGCATCTTTTCTAGAGCGGGTAAATCTAGGACTTCTAGGCGAGACCGCCAACGGGAAAATGACTTGTCCCATTTGTCTCCGCCGGTACGTCGCAGCAGCTCTGCTGGTAAATATCTGTGCCATCGCTGTGGATGCTCACTGGCGGCGCGGCGGGCAATTTTTAGGGCGGCAACCGGGCCGAGTTCACTAAGGAGCAAATCTGCTGTCAGATCTCCGGCCTCTGTTAACATTGACCAACTAGCACATGCCAGCCGGTACTGATGATTATCTTCCATGTTTCCTCCTAGGAGCGCTGCGAAGTTCGCAGCGAATAGGCCAGACCAAAATCTTCGTTGGTGGGTTTATCTCTGCCATTTAGATCCGCAGCTGTCCACGCCACTCGGCAGATACGGTCAGCGCCCCGCATAGAGATTCGTCCCGATCCCACCAGGCGATCTAGGCGGTCTTTAGTGGCGGAATCTAAATACTGCTTCAAAATGCGGCTGGGAATGCGCGAGTTCAGGACAATTCCTTGATCTTTCCAGCGATAACGCGCGCGTTCTCGAGCAGTCAACACCCGCTCGCGCACGGTTTTACTGCTCTCGGGTAATTCTTCAGTGGTTAAATCGCTAATTTTTGGTCGCCCTACCCGGCACTGCAGATCGATGCGATCCATAAGCGGTCCCGAAAGCCGCGCTAAATACCGTACCCGCTGATAAGGGGTACATTTACATTCCCCTCCCAGTTGCCCCCACATTCCACACGGGCAAGGGTTAGCCGCAATCACCAGCTGGAAGGCTGCCGGGAAACTGGTAACCGCCCGCGAGCGATGCACGGTTATTTTTGAGGTTTCTAAAGGCTGGCGCAAAGCATCCAGGCTGCGGGTTTGAAATTCGGGGGCTTCATCCAGGAAAAGCACGCCCCGGTGCGCTAAGGAGATTGCGCCGGGGGTGGCGATTCCGCTGCCTCCCCCAATCAAAGCCGGAAGGGTAGCGGAATGGTGCGGGGCAATAAAGGGTGGGCAACGCATTAGGCCATTTGCGGGCATAAAAGTTCCCGCCAGGGAGTGAATCGAGGTCACTTCTAAGGCTTCCTCATCATTTAAAGGCGGTAAAATCCCCGGTAGGCAACGTGCCAGCATGGTTTTCCCGGATCCGGGAACTCCGATGAAACTTAGGTGGTGTCCGCCGGCAGCAGCTATTTCCAAGGCTTTGCGTGCCAGGAACGCTCCCCGTACCTCCTGCAAATCTGGGGAATCTTCCAGTACCGGGGCAGCCGGCGCTGCCAGGGAATCTGGTTTATCGAGGGTTTTAAGCTGCGCTACCCGGTCTTTCATTTTCCGCATCCCTAAATGAGACAGTGCTTCTACCAGGTGCGATACTCCGATGATTTCTATTCCCTCAATTAGGGAGGCTTCGGCGACTGCCTCGGCAGCCACCATCACTTTCTTGAAGCCAGCCCGCCGCGCCGCTAAAACCTGGGGCAAGATTCCTTTTACCCGATAGACGCGCCCGTCTAAACCCAGTTCCCCGCAAAACACCATCCCCTCTGCCCGTTTTTGTACCCCGGCAAAGCGGGAAGCCACCACTGCCAGGGCAATTGGTAAATCAAAACCGGAACCAGTCTTAGGCAGTTCCGCCGGGGAAAGATTAACCGTAAGCCGGGTAGGTTCCCAGCGCAGCCCGGTGGAGGCAATCGCAGCCTCCACCCGAGCCCGAGATTCTCTAAGTGAAGCATCTGGCAGCCCTACCAGGGCGAATGCCGGTAAACCTTGAGTGTGATGGGCTTCAACTTTAATCAAATGACCATTCAAGCCCACCATTCCCAGGGCATAACAAGTTCCGATTTGTGCCATTTTTAGATCCCCCGACAGTGGTTAATCACCGGCACTTTTCCACCGGATACATCAATAGCAATCAAATCGATGCGCACCCCGCACCCTTGACCCAGGTCTGGGTGCTCAGAAAGCCAAAGACTCACCAATTGGCGCAAGCGGCTATATTTTTCGCGCCCAATCCCGCGCCGAGCTCCCCCATACTGCTGGGTGGTGCGGGTTTTTACCTCGGCAAATACTAGGCGCGCCGAACGCGGATCCCGGCAGATAACATCGAGCTCTCCGAAACGACAGCGCCAGTTACGGTCGATAATCTGGTAACCGCACTCTTTCAGCATCCGCACGGCCAGATCTTCTCCCGCCGCCCCGATTACCCGGTTCTTACTTGCCATGCCTCAAGACTGACTCTGCAGGCAGGTAAAGGAAACTTTTTATTTTTTGGGCAAGGAAAACCCCGGATTACCTCCCCTTGGGGATAACCCGTTGTACAGCGTCGAAGACCGAGATAGACCTACCCGCCCCCTCGAAGATAAAGGCGTTAATACAGCTGCTCACCGTGCTGGGGACAGCGGATCAAGTAGTTAAAAGCTCCCAGGGCGGCATTAGCTCCCGCACCCAGGGCAATCACAATCTGCTTATGAGGAGTGTTAGTGCAATCCCCGGCGGCAAAAATTCCGGGTACCGAAGTGGCGCCCTGGTTATCTACTTTGATATACCCGTTTTCTAACTGCATAGTTTCTGGCAACCAGTCAGTGTTAGGAATCGAGCCTATCTGCACAAAGATACCGTCCAGATCCAGGCTGTGTTTCTGCCCTTGGGCATCTTGATATTCCAGACCGGTAACCCGATGACCATCCCCGATCACCCTGGTAGCGTTGGCAGAACTGATGACTTGGGTATTGGGCAGCTCTGTGAGCCGATTGACCAGCACTTTATCAGCCTGCAGTTTTTCAGCTAGGTCAATCAGAGTAACTTCCCGAGCCAATGCCGCTAAATCAATTGCCGCCTCGACTGCCGAGTTTCCCCCTCCCATGACTGCAACCCGGCGATCGGCAAACAATGGACCGTCGCAGTGAGGACAGAAAGTAACCCCCCGGTTCAAGTACTGTTCTTCACCAGGAATATCCAGACGCCTAAAACTGGTGCCGGTACAAATCACCACGGTACGCGCGCGCAGACAAGCCCCGCCCTCGGTAGTCAGCGGAATCAGCCCGTCCTCGCCGCGCTGCCCAATGGCTTCAATCTGAATCCCACCAATCTGCTCAACTGCGTAATCGCGTAGGTTCGCTTTAAAGGTGGCGACTAGATCCTCGGGTTGGACGCGTTCAAGGGTAATTAGATTCTCGATCTGACCGCTCTCCAGGATTTGTCCCCCGATG
Proteins encoded:
- a CDS encoding M23 family metallopeptidase: MNKNPYSFGALLAALGATLLLATSPAPFASANTGAQGFGKTVNLAQLAGEIGYYQWPSRHRVQILRPFDPPSSPWGSGHRGVDLAMPAGSEIFSAREGTVFFVGTIAGKPSISIKHSELIRTTYTPVKSDLAVGTAVKAGQKIGTLEEGHPGLHFGAKIDDRHYLNPLLLILGPIRLLPDP
- a CDS encoding tyrosine-type recombinase/integrase, with the translated sequence MRAVKRGEALEDYRRYLQYAKSFSPASIKAYLADLRGWLDHCGISEEQSILPACTLLAARNWLAQLRTQGQTATTIARKIAALRAFSKWAKQNQLLETDFAKQLRTPKTAKNLPHTLSVSQAEQLLAWCESQADTNAVMARDWAIFELIYATGARVGEICTLVPEDIDFNSRTVRLWGKGSKERIVPFSPQAEKALRFYLQRARGELQKSPPADALFLGAQGGTVSERIVRGRLHRACALAGVPDLGPHGLRHSMASHMLAGGADLRVIQEMLGHSALSTTQRYTHVDAHRLIGAYQQAFPRA
- the dprA gene encoding DNA-processing protein DprA; translated protein: MEDNHQYRLACASWSMLTEAGDLTADLLLSELGPVAALKIARRAASEHPQRWHRYLPAELLRRTGGDKWDKSFSRWRSRLEVLDLPALEKMLSRGRFKLLTRRDADWPAAFTNVANAPWALWAIGDTSLLNKESEKTVAMVGARAVSNLGHDIATELAWRCAGEGMTLVSGGAYGVDCLVHQACLRAKTPTISLLAGGLDRPYPAMNSQMFKQIARGGLLLSQYPPGSRPTRWRFLDRNRLIAALSAATVVIQAGFRSGALNTARHGMELGRQVGAVPGPINQPEWAGSNQLIRDGATLISGAEDVLEMIAPLGTVTSERTRVQAGYLDGLDSLSARILDATPLGSLADAAAIARASGAAIEEVLSVMGNLEMDGRVIQVDGKWKKAGV
- a CDS encoding YifB family Mg chelatase-like AAA ATPase: MAQIGTCYALGMVGLNGHLIKVEAHHTQGLPAFALVGLPDASLRESRARVEAAIASTGLRWEPTRLTVNLSPAELPKTGSGFDLPIALAVVASRFAGVQKRAEGMVFCGELGLDGRVYRVKGILPQVLAARRAGFKKVMVAAEAVAEASLIEGIEIIGVSHLVEALSHLGMRKMKDRVAQLKTLDKPDSLAAPAAPVLEDSPDLQEVRGAFLARKALEIAAAGGHHLSFIGVPGSGKTMLARCLPGILPPLNDEEALEVTSIHSLAGTFMPANGLMRCPPFIAPHHSATLPALIGGGSGIATPGAISLAHRGVLFLDEAPEFQTRSLDALRQPLETSKITVHRSRAVTSFPAAFQLVIAANPCPCGMWGQLGGECKCTPYQRVRYLARLSGPLMDRIDLQCRVGRPKISDLTTEELPESSKTVRERVLTARERARYRWKDQGIVLNSRIPSRILKQYLDSATKDRLDRLVGSGRISMRGADRICRVAWTAADLNGRDKPTNEDFGLAYSLRTSQRS
- a CDS encoding YraN family protein, which encodes MASKNRVIGAAGEDLAVRMLKECGYQIIDRNWRCRFGELDVICRDPRSARLVFAEVKTRTTQQYGGARRGIGREKYSRLRQLVSLWLSEHPDLGQGCGVRIDLIAIDVSGGKVPVINHCRGI
- the ahpF gene encoding alkyl hydroperoxide reductase subunit F, with product MLEEQILDQVKQVIGLVKYPVEFATSLDYSEQSKQTSEILHQIAGLSDNIQVKWEENQRKPSFAIRRADSDISVRFAGVPTGTEFNSFVLALLQVGGHPVKADADIIAAIKEIDEPAEFTSYVSLSCMNCPDVVQALNAISVINPLIKHTTVDGGTFWEEFEHLHLQSVPTVMKDGEVFLQGRATLEQIVSKIGRGMTGLRLKRLNALEPFDVLVIGGGPAATAAAVYAARKQLRVGLVADRIGGQILESGQIENLITLERVQPEDLVATFKANLRDYAVEQIGGIQIEAIGQRGEDGLIPLTTEGGACLRARTVVICTGTSFRRLDIPGEEQYLNRGVTFCPHCDGPLFADRRVAVMGGGNSAVEAAIDLAALAREVTLIDLAEKLQADKVLVNRLTELPNTQVISSANATRVIGDGHRVTGLEYQDAQGQKHSLDLDGIFVQIGSIPNTDWLPETMQLENGYIKVDNQGATSVPGIFAAGDCTNTPHKQIVIALGAGANAALGAFNYLIRCPQHGEQLY